Genomic DNA from Procambarus clarkii isolate CNS0578487 chromosome 34, FALCON_Pclarkii_2.0, whole genome shotgun sequence:
CCCGATTTGACCACATTTCCGGTCAGTTAACAGTAAGACAGCCGGTGCCTGGAGGTGCAACGTGCATTTCTAGTGACTTACTGCATTTTCCACGCCAGATGCTGTGAGTACCAGGTCAGGTGCCAATACTCAAATAGAGAAGACAAGCCCTTCCTTTTGTGCTAATCAACGATCGTTacgaagtctccgtggtgtagtggtaagacactcgcctggcgttccgcgagcgctatgtcatgggttcgtatcctggccggggaggatttactgggcgcaattccttaactgtagcctctgtttaacgcaacagtaaaatgtgtacttggatgaaaaaacgattcttcgcggcaggggatcgtattccagggaccataggattaaggacttgcccgaaacgctacgcgtactagtggctgtacaagaatgtaacaactcttgtatatatctcaaaaaaaaaaaaaaaaaaaaaaaaaaaaaaaaaaaaaagtcatatgTTCGTCTCAAAAGGAGGAGACACACACCCGGCGAAACTTGACATACACTGAGTATAGAAGAGGAATCACCTCCACATTTCAAGTAAACAACAGAGGAAATGGTCTGGAATCTACAGGTTGTGATTGAGATGTGTAGTGGTGTGCATGACTGGTGCACAACACTCCACTCCTCGGGGAGGGGTGGGCTAACCCcgccccacccctccccctgcatTATGTAGGGTagttataggttatcttgagatgatttcggggctttagtgtccccgcggcccggtcctcgaccaggcctccacccccaggaagcagcccgtgacagctgactaacacccaggtacctattttactgctaggtaacaggggcatagggtgaaagaaactctgcccattgtttctcgccggcgccctggatcgaacccgggaccacaggatcacaaatccagtgtgctgtccgctcggccgatcgacTCCccaataggttaggctaggtttgatTAAATTTTTTATGTTAGTTtacctaaaaaaatgaaatgatatataatataatgaaaagctttatcattccatgaaATCAAATTGAAAAGTATATAATTTGAGGGAAAACTAGGCTTGGTAGGCAACTTAGCCTATTAGGTAcgactcgtatacacacacaagcTGTCTGTTCTCGACAAAAAAAATAATTTCCCTAGTTATCTAGTGCTGCCTTCTCCTTCCTAACTCACCTATCTAGTTCTTTTTCTTAACCCACCTACCGTAATAACTGTATAAATAATCCTTATAATATTATCATTAAAAATACATGCAAAGAATAGCAAAATACCTGATTGAAGATGCCAGTCTTGAGCGTGAAGACATCTGCAGGTCGTTGCACTCAGCACAACACTCGCCACTACCCACGCCGCCTTATTATCCCTGAGCAACATGCTACACATCTGATTCCCAGACAATCCTGCCCGACAATGACGATATAATCTCTGGGGGATATCTTTTATCTGCGACTGGGTTCAGGCAACCTGCTGTTACTGTCTCCTGTCTAGATATTGTATTTGAGATATCACCTCCAGGGGGCAAAGTCTCCTCATTGCTCACTGTATATAGCGCTTTCCCGCCTGGGATTTGAAATATGTTTGGCAACTATTGTTCAATACGTTATATCTAGAGCATAGAAAATGACCTTGTAAAGCAGAGAAGACGGTGTAGAGCAAAGATAGACGTTGTAGATTAAAGAGAGAGACGTTATAGATCAGGCAGAGTTATTGTAGAACAGAGAGAGACGTTGTAGAGCAGAGAAAGACAATATTGAGCTGACATTATATAGCACAGATATTAGAGCAGTATATAATATAGATGTAGGCAAAATATATCTAGGCAGAATCTATATAGATACTGTATAGATTTTGCCTGGTCGCCTATTGTTTTCTAAAGAGTTACAGATCGccatcaccagtaccaccacaactCTCAATTTGTTATTTTCTTTCAATGCTGCAATTAAGTCCTAATTTACGTTTGTTGACTCAATGTTGTGCTCTTACAAAAAATGGTTTTGATCAACATTGCCGCTCCTCTCATGTCTTTTCTTTCCCGTCTTGCTGGCAAAGACGGGAATTGGGAATATTTTGTAACGCAAAGTCCACTCTTCAAGCAATTGAAAATTtttcctggaagatcgacagctagaacctcatactaccaattataaatgacctaattgctgcacagtaaaaggtttagaatttcctttgtatggataccatcacacataaatataacgcaTCATaatgacagacattgcagccaaattagcgtgtaacaaagatgaagttgaattagacccaggaatccccatctctgctgtcaaaactatattgttccaaacactcagatctgataagagagaaattactgacttccagcgacctgaaagcaccagtataaaaagttatgatttgttcagatctgaaacctatatctatgggcagcacaaaacgtccaccagattatgcgacacagtggttgccaggatctggTTGGGTTAcctttacctgtggcaggtggctacaggtgacggatctcccaatcctgagcactccaggtgcaaactcagtGAGCAGGAACGggacatgatctcccacactacatcaccaaatgctcagttatcagaccattcagacccattGGCAAGAGGTACCtgaagctttgcaattactttattcactctcgtgttcttgaagatatcctcatattgcacccaaaatttgccagtgcaggctactgaacatatggccctgtatgactaaccatcctgtgagatggggactttcagtatcactgctaccttattcactcttgtgttcataatatcctcataatgcacccagagtctgccagtgcagactacttatcacatgcctttgtatgtctaaccatcctgtgtgatggggatttttagcatcacgtagctagctttttgacacactgtactccccttcatatagtctagggtggctgcaacaaatgcagatgtacctaaaagtGTTAATAACAAAAAATAATTCCAGTTGGCAAAACATCAAAGCAGAGGGAGAGTGACCAGTAGAAACCAGTCGTTGTTCCGGCCAGCGGAACATGATCTTTTGAAGGGAAATGTTTAATTTAGCCACCGCTTGTTAAATAGTCTGCACTTGGCTGCTGGTACAGATTTTGAAGTTTAAATTATTTGTAAAAAGTGTATTAATTTTAGTAACGTAGTTTTTGGGAAAGACGTAAAATAATCCTACAGCAGTCTGAAGGTTGATCTGAACCCAGCCCGTTTTCTTGATTTGCCACTCTGTACAAAATCTAAACTTTTTAGTCTAACCAAAATCGTATGAATCCAAGCAACTTTTCAAACTTATCGAAGCTGATACATAGAAAACGTAAATATTTGTAAACCGTTACTTTTCTTAATACGATGCAGGTGCAGACATGTTCAGACATCGATCTTGGACGTTCTCTCGAgtagtacatcgcattttgacgtataaatctgCTAAGGTCAAAAACTGATGTACTACATATCATAATTGCTCACAAATTTgaaatactgtcccgttttctattcgtgggtcctcgggTTAGGTTCGGCCCTGCAACTGTACACCACTTCAGTGACGTTGAGAACACTGGAGAGGACGGGTGTCCTGCGACCGACGCTCCTTCACCAGACGCCACAAGTTAATCGTTTGCCGTTCTAGCTTTAGTACTGAGTAATATTCATTCTTCCTGAATACTATTAAGACAGTAAcaaataaatgaaatgtttcaCACAATTTGAGAGTGATCTAGTGCAATTTTAGAGAAGTCCTGACCATGTAGTATATATTATTCAGTTGTGACTTTTTGTTTTTTAAGTATTTGTTTATGCTATGTACTTTGCTTATGGATTGTTTTTAAATATTCCGTAATTGTTCCTTGAATATTTTAAAGTGATTTAAAGAGTTATTTCAGATATATTGCAGTAAGCGTAAATTTTGGTGTGATGAAATCTAGAACTTATTTTTGTGTTCATCAAATTATAGCATAGTTGTGGGAGGAAACATAATTTTATTGTTGACAAGCTCATACATAAAATAATTGGCATACATGGCAGACCTTTGAAACTATCTCAAACAGGATCACCATCTGTACCATAAATCTAGATAACGACTTATCACATTGAAAATATTAACTCCACTGTGATTCCAATTGTTGGTCCTAAAATATCATAAAACAAATTCAATATTTATTTACCATATCAGACCAAGATCTCTACTAGCCAGGCTTATTGTTTTTCGTGCTCAAATATTACAAGTTAATGAGTCCTTCCCATGTTAGCTACAGATCCCTACCATCTTGGTAttgttggtgggtgggtgggggggggggtagaaatagcctaagctactctatccctttgagatgaatgtctttcttgtctcaataaacatacttgaacttgaacttggtatTGTTACTAATTGTATTCACATATGGCACCAATCAAATCCTCGCATGAGACATCATGAATGAAGAAGTGATCAGGGGCGTACAGACAGGCACAGTTCTCCGACGTTCCCCCTGAAGGTTCCTGAAAGTCAAAGCCGATGTTGCCCCAGAAGGGAGAACCCATTGGCACAGACTCTCCGTCTATGAATCTCCAGTCGCCCTCCTGGTCAATATCTGAGGCACCGATGTACACGGAGTAATTAGCGATACCTGTAACCATGGAACACAAATTGATTATGCGCATAGTTAACTGAGAATACATTCATAAAGTAGCTATATATATGTCAGATTCTTTCAGATTATTACATACATAATACACTAGTGAAAGAGATGCTGAACTAGTTAAAGAAACGTTGGGATTACAATGTCAAGGAAGTGTATGGAGCTGTACAAACTGGTTGATGGATGCACGAACGGCTGGGTGGTGAGGTGACGAGAGTTGACCATAAGAAGAATATTTGAATTTTATGGATACGAAGTGAACGAGAGATAGTTGCAAGGAAAAAAAATGGTGTGTGATGATGATAAAGGTTTTGTGAAAAGATTAGGTAAGAAAAAATAGACTAGAGAGAgaaattaaagaaaattatttagaaaacattttttttttttttagagcagTAGGTGTAGCAAGCAGTTGTCACAGCAGTCGGCTCACAGGCGAATGGTTCCATTCTTTTTTATTCCCGGCAAGACAGAGAcattccttacacctgatgccactgttccCCTAGCATTATACAGGCACCTAGTAGTAAGTCAGCtgtttatgggctcaccatagcccgtgctacatggacatttcgctttgagtagctaaatctaaaacaacaacaacaaagtcaGCTGTTGTGAGTTGCATCCTATGAAAAATCAGTTGTTGGCCATTAGGAAGCCTTGATTAGCTTAATAAATTTTCTTTCCCGGACAACGGGAAGTGATGTAAAGGTGCTAATTTAAGCATATTATTTATGGTATGAGAAAAGTGGAAGATCGTACGCAAGCGGTGAGTACGTCAGTTAGGAATCTGCACGTGCTGATGAGGTAAAGAAATGATTACCTGCAGGGAAAAAGAAATTTAGTGAGTGTTTATAGTTTTCCAAAAGTCATGGAATAGAATTAAGACGCCAGTAAGACGTCAGTTAAGACGTAAGTAAGACGTGAGAAAAAGACATAATAGTCTTAAAGTGTCAAAGGATTAAAATAAACATGGAGTAGTGCCTTTAAAAAGAGTAGTAATACTAGCATTCTTAAAAAAAAGGAGAACGTAGCGAGTAAAAATTATTGAAACAGTTTACTATGTGAATTAGACAAATTAGGCGTGAATTATTAGAGTTATCTGTTCAGGAAATTACTGAAAAAATGTACCAGTGAAGACCATGGTGCTCCTGAAtactacatcgcattttgacgtataatttgCCTAAGGCTAAAAACTGATGCAATAAAAAtaatagcggctcgcgaaattgacgtggTGTCATATTTTATGTTCGGGGGtcctcgggtaggttaggttcgggcatttTAGTTCAGTCTATTGACGTGAACGCTCTGGAGAACGGACTGGATTTCCGTATTGGTAGACTGAGAAACCTTATAGAGAAATTATGTGAGAAGGATTGCAAGATGCACTTGGGATTTATGTAATTGAAAAATAGATATATTGGACACTGTTATATATATTGTGGACTCTGAAGAATAGTGAGCATGAATGGAGTTGGCTGAGTGTTGTTAAATGTTGTGAAATGTTTCTATGTATGTTGTAGTTCATATGTAAGAATTAATTGAGTAATGAGTGACGTATGCTATCACATTAACATCCTAGTAAGAATGTTATAGAATGTAAGAATGTTCCAGAAGAGTAAACCTGACCTATAGGCCTAATATGAGCCATTTGTATGTCAAATTTATTGTATGCAGCTGGAAGTTCTTAGACGCCTCCTATCAACACTGTGATGAATCAGCTTACCTTTATTGGCAATGGTGTCATAAATAGCACCAAGAAGGTTGGTATCATTTAGTTTGATCATGTGACCTTGTATCAGCTCGCACAAGCGTTTCTGTTCCCACCAAGTCCCATTGCTGGGCGAGACGATGAAGAGACAATGGCCGCCGATGTTCTCGTAAGGCGACGGGCATTCTgcgaaataaatacaataattggAAGGTTCTTGCATTAGCGTGAAACGAGGAATGGATGCTCTGGACGGTCCTTATATTAGACCGAAACGAGTAATGGATGGTGCTTATATTAGCCCGGAAGAAGCAATGAAAGCTAGGTGCTTACATTAGCGTGGAAGGGGCAATCGAAGGTCCTTATATTAGCCTAGAAGGCGCAAAAGAAAGTCCTTATATTACCGGTTGATTGGAAGAAGCCATGGAAGATCCTTATATTAGCCTGGACAGAGCAATGAAGCTTCGCTGGCGacatttgttcgaaccacaacgctgtacatgcttcactcacgtactaaaaatacaaataatcgcacaCAGAActcaaacacctaacctaacctaatcattgccaaaatatgcacaatatgctaatatataataatatcaatTTATAGCtgtgaaaattcctgttttgaatgaacagaatgttaaaatttatgaatgcgtctttggggtcgacagctggatggaatggactgggTCTGAGGACAGGTTTATTTTCTTTATTAGGAAGGGAGTTCTATGTAACACTCCATGTATGTCCTTTGacatgcatggagtgtttgcatagATTAAGTCTGACTGGGaatatcaaaatatatatttctggtgtgatgtttCTGGGTTCTATGACATCAATCTAGGAAGAGTTTCAAAATAGGATTATTATTGAGGAATATGACTTTGTAAGTGTTAGTAGCacaggagaatgtgtggagtgagagtATGTTTAGTATGATTAAGGACAACAGAGTGGTTGTGTGTTGTTCGAAGACTGGATTTGTTATAACTGACTTTTGCTGGGTGAAGTTGTGTTTAAAGTAGTTAGCTGTCGTTGAATAAGGAGCGGCATCAAAGAACGGTGCCGAGTACGAGCCGATACAAGGATGCTATCACTTCTTGGGTGTaactgttaagagttcttatcatTAGTCCTAGGAAGTGTTACTATTCCTAGGCACCTAATTTTATTAAAGCACTGGAGGCTGTGGTCGATAGCTTCAAAATTAATGTTAATTTAGTGTGAGGACAAGTTAATAGATGTAAAACCAATTTAATATctggttgttattgttttagattccactactcggaacaaaatttccatgaagcacgggctatagtgagcccgtaataataTCTGGTTTGGCCATATTGCCTGAGGGGTTATTCCGCGATTAAGAATAAACTCATACTAATGGAAAATTCACAAAGATATGTGCACTGAAAAATTATGtaattcatttattttaaaaatgtGTTACAACAATGATGTAAATAATTCGTTTAGTCGAGGAAAGGAAGAAGTCTCTATATATTTTCTTTAGGCTTGTAGCGAGGCTTTCCCCATGGTCGAACTATTGACCTACAGGATGCAACCCCAAAACAGTTGTATAATTCCCGGGTACCCATTCACTGTGAACACAAACATTAAGTGAAAaataaacgtgcccaaccattctgTCCcctccaggaatcgaacccgtgatCCCCGATTACGAGTTGATAATGAACTCAACCGCACTACTTACCAAGTAAAGACACTCGCGGATCGCCGTCACCTGTGAGGTTCTCACTCCTGCTGCTAGGAGCTCGCTCAGACCCCGTGGCTGGAAAGTAATAGGTCTAAATACAATGGGAGAATAAGTTGTTTTCGGAGGTTTGAGCCTAAAAGGGCCTAAAAGGGGTTtataaaattttattttatttaatttttcctTGCTAACAATAATAATTGTGTGATACAAACCGTGTAGTAAGTAAATGCCCTAATGTTTACATGATTTAACAATATGAAATTAGTAATAAACATAAATCGTAACTTGAAACAAACGTTGAATAACAGTGGACACAATAAATTAGTAGGCTTGTAGTGTATAATAGGAGTTTCCAATTACTGTCCAAAAGGAGGCGTATATAAAAATAACGTAGGAGTGTAGGCCCAGCTAAGGAAATTGAGATTTGAAGTAAGTGAAGACCAGAAGAGACATAATGGTAAGGTGAGTTACATGATGGGGGGGTTCCGACGGAGCCTACCCCCTTAAAAGCAGGGAAAATTGGAAGATCCTGAAATCGGTGAGGGTAGGTGGGCGTTTACGAGCTGAACTGCAGCCTTtggtgattgatgattgatgaagattaagccatctcaGAGGAggtacaggcatgaatagcccgtaacagcccttattgattggtgaagattaagccacccaagaagtggcacaggcatgaatagcccgtaacagcCCTTattgattgaagattaagccacccaagaggtggtacgggcatgaatagcccgtaggccCTTACGTATGGTAGGACCTTATGTACCCGCCCTGATACGGTTGGTGCAAAAAAAAGAGAATTGTGAGGAAGGTACCGGAATACACACCTAAACGTACTTCCCCGAAAAAAAAACCCGGCCGATGACCCTGCTTATTGCCCTTCTCCGAAAATCCCACGTCTGTGACATGTATATTATTATGAGCAAATGAAGACAAAGAATAACAATGAACAAAAGaatattaaaattatataatacTTTAGGCTACATAGCATTATGCAATACTTTAGGCTACATAACATCATATAATACTTTAGGCTGCACAACTGCAGCCTAAAGCATTATATAGTGTTGTGTAGCCTAAGGTATTACATGGTGTTATGTAGCCTAAAGTATTACATGGTGTTATGTAGCCTAAAGTATTATGTGAGGTTATGAAGCCTAACGCATTATATAGTGTTATGTAGCCTAAAGTATTATGTGATGCTATATAGCCTAACGTATTATATAGTGTTCTGTAACCTAAAGGATTAAATAGTGTTCTGTAGCCTAAAGTATTATGTGGTGTTATGTAGCCTAAAGTATTATATAATGTTGTGTATCCTTAAGTATTATATGGTTTTGTGGTATTATTTTGCATCAGTGCTTTTGACACTGATCAATGTAATCTGTACTATACTACGCTTACCTTCAGAATTCCCCGGAAACCTACTTACCAGTTACCTCGCAGAGGAGGTAATATGCATCCGAGCAATTGACGTCGTGCATATAGAAGTCGTCTTGGTGGTTAAGAATGGCACAGTTCTCCACGTCTCCGCCAGTGGGCTCTTGAACTCCACGGTAGATCCGGTCCCCCCACAGTGGGGTGTTCATATGAACAGGGGTATTTTCGTCCCATTCCCACTGCCCCTCCTGTAGTTGGTCGTTGGCTTTCACCCAGTAACTAACGTCAGTCATTCCTTAGGGAAGAAGCAAGATGGTAAATTTGATAACTGTGTCGGGTAGCTTCACAAGATTGAAGTGtctggttcagttcctgaactcaTTTGATTGTATGCAAGATAATAACAAAATACTTGATTCAATTATTAAGAAATAAACACATGTTACGGTAAATACTAATTCTTTTGTCTATTAACACATATTCATTGATAGTGTCTTAATTAATACATATAAGTATTCAGGATTATTGTATCCCTTTGCCTGTGATAATATTAACATAAGTTCCTTACCTTCGTCGTGCAGGTAGTTGAATATTGCGTTCAGGACATTAGCGTCGTGAAGGCTGACTAAGTCTCCCTCAAGTACTTGACAGATACCTCTCATTGAACTCCAGCTACCAAACAGAGAGTTGTCTACGAGGATGCAGTGGTCGGCGATGGGTTGGTATGGCACGGGGCAATCTGAGGGGACATCAGCCGTGTAAGACACGACGCAATCCAAGAGTAAGTGTAGtagacatccatcagtctcaggagactatggagttgcgctcttgtcggtctggagtggcttctccagggcgcaaagccagggttggTTGatacgggggggggagggaagctgtcacccatgcagcaggtcccctcccccccctctccacgacgccgaaagtctccaatggaaaggcaaacgccaatgtgattggttccagcgccgttgcATAAACTGTCAGTACGAGtttgaaggcaacaacgaactgcccctaGAGGCTCCAGCTCCAGAGtttacctcgaagttggtaaaagaaggcacagggaccccaaacccggagaccgccgggatcggggccggagaagaaccaacccagcaagggcaagaacaaccccaacctcctgaagcagagtcTGAGTAGCACGAGCCCTAGTAGGTGGACGTCGGAGCACCTACgagttccagacagagatcgccACAGCCCCCTTTCACCCGAAAGGGGGCTCTGCGGCCCAAGCAGAGCTTGGGCCGCAGATTTAGACCTAGATTTTGAGTCTGTTTACAGTACGGGCTGGAATGGATTCAGCCACGTTGATTGGGTCATACCTTCAAATATGGTCAGGTTTTCAATTGTACAAAAATAAACTGTCATAGATTTTAATATCAGTATTTAATTGTGAACCCTACAGTCAATATACTGATATTGAACGTTTGAATTTGCCGTACTTGCGTAAAATATTTAGAAAGGTGTAATATTTGAACATAGAAAATGAGCGAAGAACTGTTTTGAGAAATGTTTTAACGTAATCTGTTGTGCTTCATGACTCCAAATTCATTAAGTTCTATTCTTTCTATTCATGTTTTTGAATCACATCACTCTATCTTCAAATCTAACTTTATCTTTAAGGCTTCACGCATTTACTGTAAATACCTAACCCCTCCCTCCCTAGTCCAAATTATACACAAAATCATAATATAcattaatgcacaaacaaatcacattaatgtgatgtatcaatgagaaaaataCTTGAGAGTACCCAGAACAtacgttcgaatcctcctcacagCTCCTAATGATTTTATCATGCATTAATTATTGATGTATAATAGAGAAAATACCTTTTTATGGTTATATAATACGTTAAAGTTGACGGAAGAGT
This window encodes:
- the LOC123762124 gene encoding C-type mannose receptor 2 — translated: MTAMILFTVFLLLTATIYSGLSQSTEAEVLTGASADTHIHVRSKLDCPVPYQPIADHCILVDNSLFGSWSSMRGICQVLEGDLVSLHDANVLNAIFNYLHDEGMTDVSYWVKANDQLQEGQWEWDENTPVHMNTPLWGDRIYRGVQEPTGGDVENCAILNHQDDFYMHDVNCSDAYYLLCEVTATGSERAPSSRSENLTGDGDPRVSLLECPSPYENIGGHCLFIVSPSNGTWWEQKRLCELIQGHMIKLNDTNLLGAIYDTIANKGIANYSVYIGASDIDQEGDWRFIDGESVPMGSPFWGNIGFDFQEPSGGTSENCACLYAPDHFFIHDVSCEDLIGAICEYN